A window of Verrucomicrobiota bacterium contains these coding sequences:
- a CDS encoding cytochrome b N-terminal domain-containing protein, which translates to MNITEAPVEGVKSVSIPSLPAPTVRGEKLFILLDKAWAWLDGVLKNLCPPELNPLAQSGRAANFALIQAVVSGVLMLIWYSPSVQFAYSSMEAIQGNTLGGIVRTAHRYSSDILMLLLFVHAGRMLCARKFSGARWLPWVSGIFLIALIWFIGWTGYWLVWDQPAQQVAVTSINLLDTLPIFGEPLGRSFLANRFVPSLLFFVIFFLHMLLPLGIAVGLVVHLLRLSRVKLLPDWRLGVAMTIGLLLAAILIPAPLDQAADMAVKAEGFTVDAWYMTPLALGLRFQQSGLWLAIFGTLAICVAIPWILGRRKRPETYQAVVDVPRCHSCSQCINDCPFEAITLVPRTDGKRFPSQAFVDPTKCVGCGVCNGSCDSAGIGLSWFNNLVEEDRILKTFNKSIDEGGSSWIAFVAGDLEGGMAHLNKDRWMKRLSGYQVEVVPTASWVRANFVEQLLNRNAKGVLIIRDSRQEAIARDGNQWVSDRLEQIRGPAFRPDRAGGNTNWKVLDYDASNNDSFTDEVNSFISNSPSPSRNKRKPGVIKMAAAALILSVGLGAAAIAPSHLSVTNPASSEPEIVFIFKTFGDLVTAEEDSTIEDLSKPIHMRGRSTDKPHRSPVTLKIGVDGQLEELTYGARGVSSDGPALGEWRKTVEEGSHTIQIEIKTGAETEPVFWTGTFAAVSRRLHVISYDNKDGFRIE; encoded by the coding sequence ATGAATATCACAGAAGCTCCCGTCGAGGGAGTTAAGTCAGTATCGATTCCCTCTCTACCTGCACCCACTGTTCGTGGAGAAAAATTATTCATTTTATTGGATAAAGCATGGGCTTGGCTGGACGGAGTTTTGAAGAATTTATGTCCGCCCGAACTGAACCCTCTGGCTCAATCCGGACGAGCCGCCAACTTTGCGTTGATACAGGCAGTCGTCAGTGGCGTGTTAATGTTAATTTGGTACTCACCGAGCGTTCAATTCGCCTATTCGTCGATGGAGGCCATCCAGGGTAACACACTGGGCGGGATCGTTCGAACGGCGCACCGCTACAGCTCGGACATCCTCATGTTACTTTTGTTTGTGCACGCAGGTCGTATGTTGTGTGCGCGAAAATTTTCCGGTGCACGTTGGTTGCCCTGGGTATCAGGAATCTTCCTCATCGCGCTCATCTGGTTTATAGGATGGACGGGATACTGGTTGGTGTGGGATCAACCCGCACAACAGGTAGCGGTTACATCGATTAATCTGTTAGATACCCTACCCATCTTTGGTGAACCCCTTGGCCGGAGTTTTTTAGCCAATCGATTTGTTCCCAGTCTGCTGTTCTTCGTCATTTTTTTCCTGCATATGCTACTGCCCCTCGGAATCGCAGTAGGCCTGGTTGTACATCTCCTCCGCTTGAGTCGCGTGAAATTGCTGCCCGATTGGCGGCTTGGGGTTGCAATGACCATTGGACTTTTACTGGCCGCTATCCTGATTCCTGCACCGCTCGATCAGGCAGCCGACATGGCGGTAAAAGCTGAAGGCTTCACCGTTGACGCCTGGTACATGACACCACTGGCGCTCGGACTTCGCTTTCAGCAAAGCGGACTCTGGCTGGCGATATTTGGCACCCTGGCGATTTGTGTGGCCATTCCCTGGATCCTGGGACGAAGAAAAAGACCGGAGACCTATCAAGCGGTAGTGGACGTTCCCCGATGCCATTCCTGTTCACAGTGCATAAACGACTGTCCGTTTGAAGCGATCACACTGGTTCCGCGCACCGATGGGAAACGCTTTCCTTCCCAAGCCTTCGTCGATCCGACAAAGTGCGTTGGCTGCGGCGTTTGCAATGGTTCCTGCGACTCGGCTGGAATTGGTCTGTCCTGGTTTAACAACCTCGTTGAGGAAGACCGGATTCTAAAAACCTTCAACAAGTCTATAGACGAAGGAGGTTCGTCCTGGATCGCGTTTGTTGCAGGAGACCTCGAAGGTGGAATGGCCCATTTGAACAAAGACCGCTGGATGAAGCGGCTTTCCGGGTACCAAGTGGAAGTGGTTCCAACAGCATCGTGGGTAAGGGCCAATTTTGTGGAACAACTTCTTAACAGGAATGCAAAAGGGGTACTCATCATCCGCGATTCCCGGCAGGAGGCCATTGCCCGGGATGGCAATCAATGGGTGAGCGATCGATTAGAACAAATCCGGGGGCCGGCGTTTCGTCCAGACCGGGCTGGAGGAAACACAAATTGGAAAGTGTTAGACTACGACGCTTCCAACAACGATTCCTTCACGGACGAAGTTAACAGCTTCATATCGAATTCACCTTCCCCATCCAGGAACAAAAGAAAACCGGGAGTGATTAAAATGGCCGCCGCTGCCTTGATTCTCAGCGTTGGATTGGGCGCTGCTGCGATCGCGCCGAGTCACCTTTCGGTAACCAATCCCGCGTCTTCAGAACCAGAGATCGTCTTCATCTTCAAAACGTTTGGAGATCTCGTAACCGCAGAGGAAGATTCAACCATCGAAGACTTATCAAAACCCATACATATGCGAGGTCGTTCGACTGATAAACCACACCGTTCTCCAGTAACTTTAAAAATCGGAGTCGACGGGCAACTGGAAGAATTAACGTATGGCGCAAGAGGTGTCTCCAGCGATGGCCCGGCCTTGGGCGAATGGCGGAAGACGGTCGAGGAAGGCTCGCATACCATTCAAATCGAAATCAAGACAGGAGCGGAAACTGAGCCGGTATTCTGGACCGGAACCTTCGCCGCGGTATCTCGGCGGTTACACGTAATCTCCTACGATAATAAAGACGGATTTCGGATCGAATAA
- a CDS encoding Crp/Fnr family transcriptional regulator: MSDSSCTMLSLRQTAIAAILRQTHLFANLPSEDMASVVECCVTKNLQKGEVLFREGQNSEGFYIVQSGAINVYRITPDGREQIICIFNPPDTFAEVTMATTETYPADAVALEPSQVILVKKNRFRELILQKPQLSLQMIASMSLHLKHLVQSIQDIKGRQIEYRLADWLLKQAPEPVHGKPVKFRLPVPKKVLAGQLGVTSETLSRTFAKFRNEALIRIDGSQIELLQFEGLHAYLES, encoded by the coding sequence ATGTCCGATTCCTCCTGCACCATGTTGTCGCTTCGCCAAACAGCTATAGCAGCCATTCTCAGGCAGACGCATCTGTTTGCCAACCTACCATCCGAGGACATGGCTTCGGTTGTGGAGTGCTGTGTTACGAAGAACTTGCAGAAGGGAGAAGTGTTGTTCCGCGAGGGTCAAAACTCCGAGGGCTTTTATATCGTTCAGTCTGGTGCTATTAATGTTTATCGAATCACCCCCGATGGTAGGGAACAGATTATTTGTATTTTTAATCCACCCGATACCTTTGCCGAGGTAACAATGGCAACCACGGAAACTTATCCTGCAGATGCTGTAGCTTTGGAGCCATCGCAAGTGATTCTGGTGAAGAAGAACAGGTTCCGGGAGTTGATCCTACAAAAGCCGCAATTGTCCCTTCAAATGATCGCTTCCATGAGTTTGCACTTGAAACACCTCGTGCAAAGTATTCAGGACATAAAAGGCCGACAGATCGAATACCGTCTGGCGGACTGGCTCCTTAAACAAGCCCCTGAGCCTGTCCATGGGAAACCTGTAAAATTTAGGTTGCCTGTTCCAAAAAAGGTGTTGGCGGGTCAGTTAGGCGTAACGAGTGAAACGCTTTCCCGAACCTTTGCGAAATTTCGAAATGAGGCGCTCATAAGGATTGATGGTTCACAGATTGAGTTACTCCAGTTTGAAGGGTTGCATGCTTATCTGGAGAGTTGA
- a CDS encoding DUF2249 domain-containing protein, with protein MDTPEPLTVDVRPLCERGEAPIGTILDAVDQLMKNQKLILIAPFEPLPLYGLLALRGFTHTCRLRDDDCWEITFISGKAMI; from the coding sequence ATGGATACTCCGGAACCTCTGACTGTTGACGTGCGCCCACTTTGCGAAAGGGGGGAAGCTCCCATTGGAACTATTTTAGATGCAGTCGACCAATTAATGAAAAACCAGAAGTTAATACTGATCGCTCCTTTCGAACCGCTACCTCTTTACGGATTATTGGCACTACGTGGATTCACCCATACATGTCGCCTACGAGACGATGATTGTTGGGAAATTACATTTATTAGCGGCAAGGCAATGATCTAG